Part of the Acidobacteriota bacterium genome is shown below.
CCCGTGCGACTCCAGCTCATGGCATTATCCTTTTGACGGCGTCCAATCACCTGATCAACGGCCTTTTCAACCCGACCACTCCCAATGGATTTTCCGGCCTGTTGCCGACGCTGGTAATCAATAATCTCGTGAGCATGTTTGTGAAGGTACGTCATTAATTCTTGCAGCCGGTCAGGATTTCGGGCCTGGACCTGAGTGCCAAGATAGGTCAGAACCTGAGGTGTTTTGCCTTCCCACAGCAGAGGAAGGATGTGATTCAAATGCGTGTGTTTTTCCAGTTTGGTGATGGCAATCATGGAGAAGAGGTCTGAAACTTTCTTTTCCAAATGATACCAATCGAGGATGAGGGTGACCGGTTGACCGAAAATCGCCAGCAGGGAGGTCCGAATCGCGGTGGCTCCATCCGTGATCGCCACGATGGGTACGGGGGTTTGACGGGCGGCATACGCCCGGCGAAGCTGCGCCTGGACGAGCTGTTCCAGGCTGATGATTTCGGTTCCGGTGGCATCAATTCCAGCCACCAGATAGTGATAGGTGGCATCCGGCTTCTCCAGCAGCACGACATCGGTATTGATTCTGGTTCGCGACTCCTTCGGCTGATGATCCCGGGTGGGTTTTTGTTCTTTGACTTGAATCCCATCCTCAAAGAGCAAAATTTCGGCCTGGTCTGGATCATAGAGATCAATCTCAGTGGTGATGGCGGGAAGCTGGGGGCTGAGTCGGGTGGCTGCCTCCACCTGCTGACGCTGATCCTCACTCACCTCCGCCGCTTTTCCCACCACCAACCGCCAGATACTTTGATCACTGAGCAGTCGGTCTCCGGTTTGGCGTTCAATCAACCCCGCCACTTCCTCATAGCTGAGCCGATTACTATAATAAATGGCATATTCGACCAATCGCTCACTGGCGTACCCTTTTCCGCCCTGGCCGGTCAAACTCAAGTAATCTTGTCCCGTTGTAAAGCGTTGAACCTCAAACTCAAATCGCCCATGAATGGTTTTGAATTCCACCACTGTTGTTCCATTGCGGCTCAGTTCACTTTTTTTTTAACCAGTTCCGCCTGGTCGTGGGCCAGAAGTTGGTGCTCAATCTCAGGCAAGGATTTCCTTTTCAACTTCTCCACCGCCGTTTCGATCTCGGCTAAGGTTCCATTTCCGATTTCCAATGCATACGCTTGGGGCTCGCCGATTTGCTTTCCAGCCTCATCTTCAATTGTAATTTTGATCGTGACCATTTGCTTCACCTCCTCACCTTCTTTTCTTCCTGTGAGTTTACCCTTTTCCTTTTGTCCATCACAGGATTTGTGACAGAAAGCCCTTTTCCTTTTGTCCATCACAGGATTTGTGACAGAAAGAATAAAAATCCGGCTACGGGGCCACCCAGGTCAATCAAAATATTTTTGAATGGCGGCAGGGGTTCAGGTGGGGCAAAGGTGGTCAGCCCTCCCATTCCATAGAGCTTAATTTCCGGTTTCATTCCATAAAAGGCACTACAGAGCGCATGACCGAGCTCGTGAATCAGGATAGAAATCAGCACCACCCCCGTCCACTCAGCAACCAAAAGCGCCCCTTGTTGCCGCATTGACCCCATGAGGAGCGTTACCAGCCAGAATGTCCACTCAATTCGAACTGGAAAACCAAACAGTCCAAATCCAATTGTTCCCTGATTCAAGCTGAAACGAGATGCAGTGTTCATGTTCGTGCCATTCGAAAATTGATACAAAAAGACCCAGCCAGTTTCCAAAGCGGTACCGGACCGCTTTGTGACCTGGCTGGGTGGACGGTTCCCTCAAAATTCGGGAAGAAAAATGAACCACGGTAGAATTCAGGTGGAACCAACGCTCTTCAACCTGATGATTTCTACTTTTGGTCAAGCGTTTCCACGCTTAGATAAACAACGGCGCCATCACCAGCGTGATGGTTGACAACAATTTGATCAGCACGTGGAGCGATGGACCAGCCGTATCTTTGAATGGGTCACCAACGGTGTCGCCCACCACGGTTGCTTTGTGGGTGTCGCTGCCTTTGCCGCCAAACTGGCCGGTTTCGATGTATTTCTTGGCATTATCCCAGGCACCACCAGCGTTGTTCAGGTAGAGGGCCACCAGAATTCCAACGATAGTTCCGACCATCAGAAACCCACCAACGACTTCGGCGCCAGTGGCCAGACGGCTGATTTCGGGATCCACCAAACCACCACCCTGACTTTGATAGAGGTACTTAAAGAGTACGCCAACCACAATCGGCGACAAAACGACGAGTAACCCCGGCAACACCATTTCGCGAAGAGCCGCTTTGGTCACAATATCCACGCAGTGGCCGTAGTCGGGTTTTTCGGTGCCTTTCAAAATGCCAGGCTTTTTCTTGAACTGGTCACGCACTTCGGCAATAACCGCTGACGCAGCGGTGCCGACCGCTTTAATGGCCATGGATGAAAAAAGCAGTACCAACATCGCCCCTAACAAGGCACCTGTAAACACTTCGGGTTTGGCAAGGTCAATGCGTTCAAGTTTCAACCCGTAGTTGGTCACTTCGTCCATATAGGCCGAAAACAACAAAAAGGCGGCCAGTGCGGCTGAGCCCACGGCATATCCTTTGGTCAACGCCTTGGTGGTGTTTCCAACCGCATCCAGTCGGTCCGTTTTCTTCCGGATGGCTTCTGGTTGCTGGGACATTTCCACGATCCCACCCGCGTTGTCGGTGATAGGTCCAAAGGTATCCATCGCCAGAATATAGGCTGCGGTTCCGAGCATCCCCATGGTGGCAACGGCGGTTCCAAATAAGCCCGCATGCTGCAACCCGGAGTTTTTGCCCAGATAGTAGGAGCCCATAATGGCCGCGGAAATCACAATGATTGGAAGCGCGGTTGATTCAAAGCCAACCGCCGTACCCATAATGATGTTGGTCGCCGGGCCCGTCTTTGAAGCTTCAGCAATAGATTTGACTGGACGGTATTTGTATTCGGTGTAGTACTGGGTCAAATACACAAAGGCAATCGAGGTAATAATCCCGATCAACCCGCAGCCAAAGAAATACAGGTAGGCATCTGGCGCCACCCGGTTGGTGAGCAGCCATTTTGCGGCACCGAAAAAGCCCACCGCCGCCAGCGCTGAAGTTACAAAGTACCCCCGGTTGAGGGCAGCCATCGGGTCCCCGTCTTCTTTGGTTTTGACCGACATAATCCCCACAATCGAGGCCAGGAGCCCAAAGGCTCGCGCCACAAGCGGGAACAACAACACGCCAAGGAGTTGCTCGGCGGTAAAAGCCGCCGGGTTTGATCGGAATAGTCCAGCGGCCAAAATCATCGCCCCAATATTTTCGGCGGCGGTTGACTCAAACAGGTCAGCACCACGACCAGCACAGTCTCCGACGTTGTCGCCCACCAGGTCAGCGATAACCGCCGGGTTCCGGGGATCGTCTTCCGGAATTCCGGCTTCGACTTTACCGACCAGGTCAGCGCCTACGTCAGCGGCTTTGGTGTAAATCCCACCACCCAACTGGGCGAACAGCGCCACAAACGAAGCACCAAACCCATAGCCAGCGATGAGAAGCGGAATTTTCCCAACATCGGGCACCACATTCAGGGCACGAATGAGCGCAAACAGACCAACCACCCCAAACAACGACAGTGCCACCACGAACAGACCGGAAACCGCACCCGCACGCAGGGCAGTTTGCAGGGCACCATTCAAACTTTTGGTGGCGGCTGAGGCCGTGCGGATGTTGCCGCGGATGGAAATCCACATGCCAATATAGCCGGAACCCACCGAGCAGGCAGCCCCTAAGACAAATGAAAGCGTTGTCCAAAAGGCCAGGACTTTCGGATCCGTCACCGGATCGCCTGGGTTTGGCGTCCGCACAAACGCGTACAAAATGAAAATCAGTGCCGACAAGGCAATCGCCATATACACGATGGTCGTGTTTTGACGACGCAAAAAGGCTTCGGCACCTTCTTTAATCGCATCAGAAATGACACGCATTTCGGGCGTGCCCGTATCGCGCGCCAGTACGTCTTTAATGAGATAGCCTGCAAAGGCCAGGGCCACGAAGCTAATCCCAATGATAATTGCCAGTTCCATAGTGTTGAGATGTCAGCTCTTCCAGAGCCACCTGTGACATCAAACTCCTTTCGACAAAAATGAGAAGAGTGGTTTGATTCAAGCCTCACTGATGGGTTGAAGCTTATCAGGATCAAGAATTTGGGTGTGATTCGAGCAAAAGGGGCACGCTCAAGACAACTGAATGGAAGTCCCACCTAAAAGGTCTTTTCAAAGTCAATGTTCATTCCCCTGGTGGGAACAAGAAATGAATGAAAAAGTGGGTGAAAGTGATCCCAGGGTGGCAACCCTGGCCTGCAGTACCTCCACGACTGGGAGATTGGCCTGCAGAAAATCCACTTTTGGAAATTCATTCACCGTGATCCAGCGGGCATCTTGACACCCAATGAGTTCAAGCGTGCCCCCTTTGATCCGGGACCAATAAAAAACCACCGCAAACGCCTGATGTGGGTCCAACGCATAGTGAATCAAATGCACTGGTGCGCCAACTTCGACATCAAGTCCGAGTTCCTCGTGGATTTCCCGGCACAAAGCAGTCTCAGGAGGCTCTCCCCAGTTTGCCTTGCCGCCCGGAAACTCCCACTGGTTCGCCAATCGTCCCGATGGAAGCCGTTGCGTGATTAAAATGCGCTCCTGATCAACAATAATTGCCGCAACAACCAGGACCAGCTTGGGCGTGTCATTCATTGGCGGAAGTGGTGACTGGTGCTCTGGTGATCAAGAAATTGATTCTTTCGAAGAACCAGTTACCAGATACCCGGAAAGACAACTGGCCGGGCAACCGGGTTAGACCGTTGCCTCGGCCAGTTCCTGTTTGAGTTTTTCAGCTTGATGATGGGTAATCAGGGCTTGAATAACGTCCCCTAAATCACCATCCATAAAGAGATCAAGTGAGTGAATCGTCATTCCGATGCGGTGGTCGGAAACCCGATTTTCCTTGAAGTTATACGTTCGAATTTTCTCGCTGCGTTCACCCGTGCCGACCTGGGAACGACGCTCCGAGGAAATCGCGTTCTGCTGTTTTTCCTGTTCGACTTCCAGCAACCGGGACCGCAGCACCCGCATGGCCTTTTCACGGTTTTTGATCTGGGATTTTTCATCCTGGATCGAGACCACCGTGTTGGTTGGAATGTGAGTAATCCGAACGGCGGAATAGGTCGTGTTGACCGACTGGCCGCCTGGACCTGAAGAACAGAAGGTATCAACCCGCAAATCTTTGGGATTGATTTCGATATCAACTTCTTCGGCTTCCGGAAGGACCGCCACCGTTACGGTCGAAGTATGGATTCGACCCGAGGATTCGGTCTGGGGCACCCGTTGCACACGATGCACGCCGGACTCAAATTTCAGTTTTGAATACACCACGTCGCCTTCAATCACGGCAATCGCTTCTTTGGTGCCGCCGATTTCAGATTCCGAAGTATTTAAAATCTGCATTTTCCACCCTTGCCGTTCGGCATAACGAGAGTACATGCGGAGCAATTCCCCGGCAAACAGTGATGCCTCATTGCCGCCCGTCCCGGCGCGGATTTCCAGAATCACGTTTTTGTCGTCGTTTGGATCTTTAGGCAGCAGCAGGGTTTTGAGTTCCTGCTCACAATCAGTGACCCGGCGGGAAAGAGTTGCCAGTTCCTCGCGGGCCATTTCAGTCATTTCCGGATCGTCAGATTCGTCCAGAAGTGCTTTCGTCGCTTCGATTCCCTTTTGTAAAGCCCGAAACTCCCGATACTTTTCGACCACCACGCTTAACTCGCGATGTTGTTTGGCGAGTTTGGGATAGCGGGTCATGTCATTGACCACGTTGGGGTCGTTGAGTTGCTCAGTGAGGGCTTCGAATTTCTCTTCGAGGGCATTGAGTTTATCGAGCATCGTCTTTCCTCCACAGATTTGCCCACACCAGTCACAAAATTCGGGATGTAGGCCAGACAAAAAAGAAACCACCGCAATTCGCTTCGAGGGTCACCCTTACCGATCAGTGAGAATGACGATGGGGCTGGCGGTGGTTTTGGATAAAGACGGGCTCGGCAGCTAGGCGCCGGCAGGTGGAGTCGCGGGAACTTTGCCATACTTGCGGTTGAAGCGTTCAACACGTCCAGCCGTATCAACCAGTTTCTGTTTACCAGTGAAGAAGGGGTGGCAATTGGAGCAAATTTCCAGCCGGATTTCTTTCTTCGTGGAACGAGTCTTGAAGACGTTCCCGCAGGAACAAGTCACAGTGCATTCATTGTATTTTGGATGAATCTTTTCCTTCATAATCGTCAACAACGCCTTTGAAAAAAACAGTCTCCCTTGTCCTGGTCGTCAGGTGAGATTCGGTACAAGAACTGTTTGGTATCGGTGTAAATCAAGGTTAACTTGAGCGAAAACTACAAGCTGCGGACCGTACATCAGGGATTTCACTGTTGTCAAGGCTTGGGTGGCGGATCAGGTGTATTTCTTGACAAAGAACGACTTCACGTCTACTATACGCCACTCGATACTGCCTATCTGATCCAGCTATCAGCACACATTCCTAATCATCCCTGTTGAGGCATCCCTTCCTATGTTGAGCGAACGCATCGGCGTCTATGGAACCCAAATCCTGGATGCGATTGTGCGCGGGGTGGCTCGGCTGATCCCCAATCCCAACCACCTGACCTTTCTCGGCCTCCTGATCAATATCTGGTGTGCGTATCTCTATGGCTGTGGTCTGTTTTTTCAAGCTGGATTATGGATGATCTTTGCCAACCTGTTTGATATGGTGGATGGTCGAGTGGCCCGTCTGACCAACCGGGTCACAAGTTTCGGCGCTTTTTTCGACTCGGTGATGGACCGGTATTCAGATGTTATTGTGTTTGTTGGGATTATGACATTTTATGCCCGCCAAACCGAATATCACAGTACGCTCTATGTCGCATTGACTGGAATCGCCCTGATGGGTTCGGTCATGATCAGCTATACCCGGGCCCGAGCCGAAAGCGTGATCAATCAATGCAAGGTTGGATTTTTGGAACGTCCAGAGCGCGTGGTCCTGATCATCATTGGCTCATTGACTGAAATTGGTCCGGAAGATAATCCATTTCTCCATAAAATGCGGGCTGTTTTATGGATCCTGGCCGTGATGTCTCATTGGACCGTGGTCCATCGAATGTATCATACCCTTCGCGAATCAGATCGGCTTGATCAATTAAAAGCCCAACCGGCCTCCTCCCTTCCGGCTGATTCCCCATCAGGCTATTCCAGTGCGCTCAGTCTTCACACCAAACCCGCTTCACCCGAAACCTTAGTCCCGTCTGAGGTCAATGAAGCGGCTTTTGGTCGGTAGGCGGATTCACAGTCCTCTCATTAATATATATAGTTGGGTTCACTGCACCTAAATGAACTTTCACTGGCAGTGCAGACACCCAGAAACGGCTTCGAGTTTTTATTTTTCAGGGTACCTGTCCTTTTATTGAAAGGTTTAACTATGCTTTGTCCAAGCTGCGGCAATGTTGTCGAAAGCGAAGTTTTTCAAGCTTGTGCCTGTGGCGCCCGTTCAGTCGGGCTGCCTGACACCACACCGATTGCCACGATTCCGCAATTAGGTGGCGCCATGATTGGTTTGACACTGGCACTGAGTGGCGCTGCCTGTTTTTTCTCAAAGTGGTTTGTGCTGCTCAGTGTCGTAGGAATGATCATCAGCTATAAAGCCTTGCGCAATGCGAGCCGCAACCCTCAAGCTTTTGGCGGCTGGAAAATGGCCTGGACGGGATTTGGGATTTCCACCCTTACGGTTGGATTGATTCTGACGGTCCTTGGCTTTAACTTGCCTCGATGGATTGAAAACCGTCGGATTCAACACCTTGCCGCAACTGAAGCCCGCATGCTCGAAGTCAGCCTGGCGCTTGAACTGTATCGTCAAAAGCACAACTCCTTGCCGGAACAGCTTTCTGACTTGCGCCGCGAAGGATTTCTCAACAATGCCGCCATTGACTATTGGGAAGGCAGCATTCGATATATTCCAACCGGTCAGTTAGCATCCTCAACCGTTGGCAAATCACCAACCTCAGTCCCTGTCTTTAACCAGTACCGGCTTGTTTCTGCCGGAGCGGATGGTCGGTTGAATTCAACCGACGACATTGTGCTGGATAATCACGTCTTCCGCGCCAACGACAAACTCCGCATCACGGATGATGAGTAGTCGGGATAGCTTGTGCTGGTGTGAAGGATTCACCCACCCGGTGGGATAAACTGTGGTCCAGTTCCCGCCAGTTCAACGCGGTTCCATTCTCAACAAAGGGGTTTTTCAATCCTGTGTCATCATCTGTTCAAGAACACGGTTGGAAAAAATGGCTTCGGAAGCTCTGGCCGCGCGAGGATCCTGAAGTTCAGCGCCGAAAGTGGTTGCTGCAAAATGGCCGAATTGTTGAAGGTATCATTCTGGATATGATCCAGAATGGACAATCGGTCGCCGTAGATGCCATTGCCTTCGGAGCCCATTGCACTGTCCACTACCGATATCAGGTATCAGGCGTAACCTATGAATCGTGCCAGACGCTTGATACCAGCCAAATGGCAAACATCCGGGCCTACGTCGTGGGAAGTCACGTCAGTGTGAGGTATCACCCAGGTAGACCGGGAAATGCCATGGTTGTCTAATCTCAAAATCCCTGGTTGCCCCACCATTCTCTTTGCTTTGGATCAGAACTCTCATACCAGTCAGTAGTTAGTAGTTCGCTCAATCTATTTGATTGAATTACTTGACTATCTTCTAACGCGAGAGTTTCATTCCAAATTGGTATACTTCTTCACGTCCCAAAGCACTCATTTTCCAACGAGACATCCTCCTCCACGCCTATGTTTCAAAAAATTCTCATTGCCAACCGTGGTGAAATTGCGGTGCGTATTATCCGTGCCTGTCGAGATCTGGGAATTGCCTCGGTGGCGGTTTATTCAGATGCCGATCAAAATGCCTTGCACGTCAGGCTGGCGGATGAAGCCTGTCACATTGGACCGTCACCTGCGATGCAAAGCTATCTCGTCACGGAGCGTATCCTCGAAGCCGCCCATAAAACCGGGGCTCAGGCGATCCACCCTGGATATGGTTTTATGTCTGAGAATGCTGAATTTGCCCGGGCGGTTGAAGGCGCTGGACTGGTGTTTATTGGCCCACCACCATCCGCCATTGATGCCATGGGCAATAAAATCAGTGCTCGTGAAATTGCAATTCGTGCTGGCGCCCCGGTGGTACCCGGTGTTCAGGATCCGGTGGATACGGTTGAAGCCGCATTGGCGGTGGCTGAAGAAATCGGCTTTCCAATTATGTTGAAAGCCGCAGCCGGTGGCGGCGGCAAAGGCATGCGGATTATCCGAACCCCAGCCGAACTCCCATCCGCCTTTGAGTTGGCTCGTTCAGAAGCCGTTTCCTCATTTAAAGACGGCACCATTTACCTGGAACGCTATATCGAGCGCCCCCGCCATATTGAAATCCAGTTGATGGGCGACCAGCATGGCAACCTGATTTACTTTGGTGAACGCGAATGCTCGATTCAACGCCGCAACCAGAAAGTCATTGAAGAATGCCCTTCCCCACTCAATGATCCAGAACTCAGACGGTTGATGGGTGAATCCGCCGTCAGAGTTGCGAAAACCGTTGGCTATTTCAGTGCTGGGACAACCGAATTTCTGGTTGACCCCAATCGCAATTTCTATTTCCTGGAAATGAATACCCGGCTTCAGGTCGAGCATCCGGTGACGGAGCTTGTCACCGGAATTGATCTGGCGGCGCTTCAGATTCGAGTGGCCGCCGGTGAAAAATTGCCGTTTCGCCAGGAAGATATCAACTTGCGCGGAAATGCCATTGAGTGTCGAATTTATGCCGAAGATCCAGAGCGCAATTTTATGCCCGCACCCGGTCTCATTTCAGCCTGGGTTCCGCCTGAGGGCCCCGGCGTCCGGGTTGATTCCGGAGTGTATGAAGGCTGGCATATCCCGATTGACTATGACCCGCTGCTGGCCAAACTCATTTGCTGGGGAGAGACACGGGAACAGGCTATTTCCCGCCTGGATCGGGCATTGCGCGAGTTTGTCCTCTGTGGTGTGCGTAATAATTTGGAATTTTTCCGCCAAATTGCTGAAGATCCTGAATTTCACGCCGGCACCCTGGATACCGGGTTTATCGCTCGATTCTTTGAACGGCTCAAACAAGCCAAACCTGAGACCTCCACTGAATCAGTCCCCACTGAAGCCGATCTGGTCCGAATTCTGGCGGGCTTGCTGCACCATAATCAGGAGGTGACTCATTCCCATCCGGCGGGAAACAACGGTCCAGTACAGGAAAGTGCATGGAAACGTCGAGGCTGGTCAGAAGCACGGGCGAACCGGTTTTGAAGACATTGGGCTGAAGAAACCAGGACTCAGGGCTTGGGGCTGAAGACTCGCAAGCTCGGAGCAATCAAAGGGATGATGGATGCAGGATGAGGGATGAAATAAAACCAGTTCTTCAGCCCTGAGCCCCAAGCCCTGAGTCCTGGTTTCTTCAGCCCCAGCTTATTCCAATTGAAGAACTGAAAAAAACTTATGAATTATGAAATCACTCACAATGGACATCCGGTTCGGGTTGAACTCAACCAGGAAAATGGCTCGCTCACCGCTCGGGTTCACGAACACTCAATCCAGGCCAAAGTCCGACAACCGGAATCGGGCTACTTTATTTTTCAGATTGATGAGCGCGTCTACCACATCCGGGTCGCCAATCGTGAGGATGGAAAAATTGAAGTTTTTTTGGATGGGAAAGTAAGTGTGGTCCAGGTGCTTGACCGGCTGCGGCGCGAAGGCGGCACGGCAGCGGCAACTGGTCCCCAACCAATTACTTCGCCAATGCCAGGCCGCGTGGTTCGAATCCTGGCTCAGGTTGGAGATGCAGTCGAGGCAGGTCAAGGGGTGGTCGTGGTCGAAGCGATGAAAATGCAAAATGAAATGGCCGCCACCCGGTCTGGAAAAGTTTCAGAAATTCACGTTTCGGAAGGCCAAACCGTCAAAGCCGGCGAGATTCTGGCGGTCGTGGAATAAATCGGGGCTGTGAAGATCGGGCTTGGGGCTTGGGGCTGAAGATTCGCAAGCTCAGGGCTGAAGAAAACGGGTTTCATACCCTGAGCCCGTCTTCTTCAGCCCTCAGCCTCAGCCCTGGTTTTTTCAGCCCTAATTATTAAGGATATTGAAGGATTTCGGGTCCAGCTTTTCGTTGTACATAAACTGCTGGAACTCCAAATTCCATTCCAGTTGCCGTCCGCTTTGTTGATCGTCAACCAGTAAAATGATTTTGTAGACATGCGGCAAAACCAAGCCCTGTTCACCAGCAAAGCTTTCAAATTGTTCGGTGAGTTTGATCCGGGAGTTGCGTTGACTGGCTGACTGCTCTGGGCTGGCACCCATTTGGGCCGAAATAAGTTGTTCGTATTCGGATTGGACGTGTTGGAATGTATTTTTGTCAAAGTAAAGCCGAATTTGAACGTCTGACCCTCCCTTTGGCTCATATTTCAACACATGGGCTTCTTTTCCGTTTACCTTTTTCGTCCCACTATATTCAATTCGGGCGTCATGACTGTCCAAATTGAGAAGCGCCCATCCAGACGATAAAACCCCACCAAACAGCCCTTCTTTAAAAATCACGTTCCGGGCCAGCAAAAACTCTCCCAGCGCGGAACGGGTACCGGGACGAATGTACCCAACCGTCACATTTTTGCCATCATACGCCACTTTCTCCTGTGAATATTCAGCC
Proteins encoded:
- a CDS encoding sodium-translocating pyrophosphatase, which translates into the protein MELAIIIGISFVALAFAGYLIKDVLARDTGTPEMRVISDAIKEGAEAFLRRQNTTIVYMAIALSALIFILYAFVRTPNPGDPVTDPKVLAFWTTLSFVLGAACSVGSGYIGMWISIRGNIRTASAATKSLNGALQTALRAGAVSGLFVVALSLFGVVGLFALIRALNVVPDVGKIPLLIAGYGFGASFVALFAQLGGGIYTKAADVGADLVGKVEAGIPEDDPRNPAVIADLVGDNVGDCAGRGADLFESTAAENIGAMILAAGLFRSNPAAFTAEQLLGVLLFPLVARAFGLLASIVGIMSVKTKEDGDPMAALNRGYFVTSALAAVGFFGAAKWLLTNRVAPDAYLYFFGCGLIGIITSIAFVYLTQYYTEYKYRPVKSIAEASKTGPATNIIMGTAVGFESTALPIIVISAAIMGSYYLGKNSGLQHAGLFGTAVATMGMLGTAAYILAMDTFGPITDNAGGIVEMSQQPEAIRKKTDRLDAVGNTTKALTKGYAVGSAALAAFLLFSAYMDEVTNYGLKLERIDLAKPEVFTGALLGAMLVLLFSSMAIKAVGTAASAVIAEVRDQFKKKPGILKGTEKPDYGHCVDIVTKAALREMVLPGLLVVLSPIVVGVLFKYLYQSQGGGLVDPEISRLATGAEVVGGFLMVGTIVGILVALYLNNAGGAWDNAKKYIETGQFGGKGSDTHKATVVGDTVGDPFKDTAGPSLHVLIKLLSTITLVMAPLFI
- a CDS encoding (deoxy)nucleoside triphosphate pyrophosphohydrolase encodes the protein MNDTPKLVLVVAAIIVDQERILITQRLPSGRLANQWEFPGGKANWGEPPETALCREIHEELGLDVEVGAPVHLIHYALDPHQAFAVVFYWSRIKGGTLELIGCQDARWITVNEFPKVDFLQANLPVVEVLQARVATLGSLSPTFSFISCSHQGNEH
- the prfA gene encoding peptide chain release factor 1, which translates into the protein MLDKLNALEEKFEALTEQLNDPNVVNDMTRYPKLAKQHRELSVVVEKYREFRALQKGIEATKALLDESDDPEMTEMAREELATLSRRVTDCEQELKTLLLPKDPNDDKNVILEIRAGTGGNEASLFAGELLRMYSRYAERQGWKMQILNTSESEIGGTKEAIAVIEGDVVYSKLKFESGVHRVQRVPQTESSGRIHTSTVTVAVLPEAEEVDIEINPKDLRVDTFCSSGPGGQSVNTTYSAVRITHIPTNTVVSIQDEKSQIKNREKAMRVLRSRLLEVEQEKQQNAISSERRSQVGTGERSEKIRTYNFKENRVSDHRIGMTIHSLDLFMDGDLGDVIQALITHHQAEKLKQELAEATV
- the rpmE gene encoding 50S ribosomal protein L31, which codes for MKEKIHPKYNECTVTCSCGNVFKTRSTKKEIRLEICSNCHPFFTGKQKLVDTAGRVERFNRKYGKVPATPPAGA
- a CDS encoding CDP-alcohol phosphatidyltransferase family protein, coding for MLSERIGVYGTQILDAIVRGVARLIPNPNHLTFLGLLINIWCAYLYGCGLFFQAGLWMIFANLFDMVDGRVARLTNRVTSFGAFFDSVMDRYSDVIVFVGIMTFYARQTEYHSTLYVALTGIALMGSVMISYTRARAESVINQCKVGFLERPERVVLIIIGSLTEIGPEDNPFLHKMRAVLWILAVMSHWTVVHRMYHTLRESDRLDQLKAQPASSLPADSPSGYSSALSLHTKPASPETLVPSEVNEAAFGR
- a CDS encoding DUF3592 domain-containing protein translates to MSSSVQEHGWKKWLRKLWPREDPEVQRRKWLLQNGRIVEGIILDMIQNGQSVAVDAIAFGAHCTVHYRYQVSGVTYESCQTLDTSQMANIRAYVVGSHVSVRYHPGRPGNAMVV
- the accC gene encoding acetyl-CoA carboxylase biotin carboxylase subunit; the encoded protein is MFQKILIANRGEIAVRIIRACRDLGIASVAVYSDADQNALHVRLADEACHIGPSPAMQSYLVTERILEAAHKTGAQAIHPGYGFMSENAEFARAVEGAGLVFIGPPPSAIDAMGNKISAREIAIRAGAPVVPGVQDPVDTVEAALAVAEEIGFPIMLKAAAGGGGKGMRIIRTPAELPSAFELARSEAVSSFKDGTIYLERYIERPRHIEIQLMGDQHGNLIYFGERECSIQRRNQKVIEECPSPLNDPELRRLMGESAVRVAKTVGYFSAGTTEFLVDPNRNFYFLEMNTRLQVEHPVTELVTGIDLAALQIRVAAGEKLPFRQEDINLRGNAIECRIYAEDPERNFMPAPGLISAWVPPEGPGVRVDSGVYEGWHIPIDYDPLLAKLICWGETREQAISRLDRALREFVLCGVRNNLEFFRQIAEDPEFHAGTLDTGFIARFFERLKQAKPETSTESVPTEADLVRILAGLLHHNQEVTHSHPAGNNGPVQESAWKRRGWSEARANRF
- a CDS encoding biotin/lipoyl-binding protein, encoding MNYEITHNGHPVRVELNQENGSLTARVHEHSIQAKVRQPESGYFIFQIDERVYHIRVANREDGKIEVFLDGKVSVVQVLDRLRREGGTAAATGPQPITSPMPGRVVRILAQVGDAVEAGQGVVVVEAMKMQNEMAATRSGKVSEIHVSEGQTVKAGEILAVVE